TCACAGATTTTGATGAGTAGGGCGTCCTCCCTACACTTCCTCTGCAGGAGTAATCACCACTGTGACTGCGGTTTGCTGACAGGATGGAGAAGTTGGCATTGAAATGGGAAAACTGCTTGGAATTTCCATTCTGGTAGAATGTGATCTTGTTCAGAGGGTTGTTCTTCCAGCTGTGACACCTCAAAACAATGGTGTCCCCCTCCTGGAACACCAGTTGAGAGGTCTGGAGCAGCAGCCagtctgaaaaacaaacatgggAAGAAAAAGTTCTAAGTATACCTTAGCAGCCTCACCCTCAGGGCTTTATTACCCATAGAATTTGAAAGAATTCCAGATGGAGGGAATTGGAGATGTTTCATGGCAGATGTAAGCATTCTCATATAGGAAAAATATGGTGTCATTTCTATGGGACCTCTAAAGGATAGAAGTTTTCAGAAGTTCTGAAGATGAAGAgcagatattaaaaacaattttgagggctggggttgtggctcagtggtagagtgctcgcctagtacatgtgaggccctgtgtttgattcttagcacggcatataaataaataaaataaaggtcaattgaccaaaaaaaaggaaaaaaaaaaacaaaaacaattttatgcACTTTAAAACACTATGTTTGTGTAGGGAAATGAATGCACTTTATTAACTGTAGGAGTTAACTGAATAGAACCTCAAACCTTCAATTTATTATGGATAAATTTGTGGTCTAGGAATTACTAACTTCATGGTaacttttgaacttttttttttttctggaagtgaGGTAGGCATCAATTAGCTGTATTAGTAATGAAATAGAGCTTTAATAATGCCAGCCActctgtcttagtccattcagcCTTCCCttacaaaataccataaaccagggtataaacaacatgaatttatttcttacaatcTAGAGcctggaaagttcaagatcaaggtgctagcaGCTTATATGTCTGGTGAAGGTTGTTTTCTGTTTGTAGAATTGAGTCTTATTGACACATCCTCACATGGAGGAAGAGGCCCCAAAGCTCCTATGAGCCTCTTTTAAAAGGGCACTACtctcattcatgagggctccactctcctgacctaatcacctccccaaaggcctcacctcctgTTATAATCACTGTGGGGTTTAcaggatttcaacatataaatctTGGGAGAAATAAGCATGCAAGAGTATAGAACACTCTTATTAGAATCTTACATCCACTAAGAAATGAAGAGGTATGAATTTTTGCATTCACTGTTCCATTGTGGCTCTGAACAAAAGGGGCACTAAAGAAAGCTTTGGAACTTACAATAACTTTTCCCTCCTTGTTTACAAACATCCTCACTCATTGATGGCAGAGTGATCAGATTCCAAAAATTCAGCCACTTCAGAGGACAAGTCTATAAAGAATGTTTTAATAGAGCAATTTTTCTTATAGAAAGAAATATCACATAATAAGAAATATTGTatcttatttaaatgaaaattcacctaagaaaataatattctgtACATTGAAAGGCAAGATACTGTCATTGAGACATCAAGAAACAGAAATCTAAAGTCAGGATTCTGTTCTTATTGCTGTTGTTAACTGCTGAAATTTTGGGTCTCATCAGCTTAAGTTTTTTGCACAACAGAGGGAAGGGACTAGGTGGTTTGTCCTTATCAAACCTTTGGATCTTACTaagaataaccaataaaataaaatttaaaaaagaagaaaaatcaaacctTTGGATCTAAATTTTTGTTATctgtaattttacattttcaaaggaaGAGTCAGAAGTACTATTGGCTGTTTCTGGAAAGATGAGGTACAAAGAGAGGAGATGGATAGCTGTGATGTCTTTGGGCAGGATTTTTAGGTTAACTCACGGTTTCCCTTTCACTAGAATACCATCAACAGAAAATGACTCTGACTAGTATAGGGGTCTCAAAGGTTCATAAAAAATTGTCTTCTTAGCTAAGCATAGTGTCAcagacctgtaatctcagctacttggtaggctgaggcataggatcacaagtttgaggctatcctgggcaacttagccagacccagtctggggatgtagctaggtgGTGGAGtgagcgcgcacacacacacacacacacacacacacacacacacacacatactcacaagCCTTCCTggtattaaataagaaaatctaaAGCATTGGGATGCTTACATATGGCCATCTTCAGGGTTTATGCACCAAGGTGCAGTTGAAGTAAAATGCAATATAGGTATACTCATATTTCCAGAAATTGGAGGGGTAGAAGTAGTATTTAGGGGAATTTTCTGTATAGTATATTAAATTGAAAACTGTCAGATAGTTACATATATCTAAATAAGACTCCTTTAGTTAAAACCACCTCACGACATACACAAATGGAATGTTATTCtaccataaaaagaataaaatcctgtcatttgcaacaatatAGATGGACATTATGTAAAAACACTatgttaagtgagataagccaagcacagaaagacaagcacaGTGTGATCTCACCCATATGTGGGGATGGGGAGAGTTGATCTCATAATAGTTAAGAATAAACTGGTCATTACCCAAGCCTGGAAAGAataggagggaaggagggatagGGAGAGGTTGACCAACAGGTACTTAATAAGAAATTTTGGCATGCTATTGTACAGTAGGATGTCCATAGGTAATAATAATGtacaatatatatttcaaaaagctagaagaaaggatttggaATGTTTTCACATAATTACATAAGATAAActgtttaatctgatttaaacattacatgaTATGTATCtacatcaaaacatcacatggcaacccataaatatataaaattttttatattgatatatcagttaaaaaatttaaattaaaaaattatcttacaGATTCTCAtctaattcagaaataaaaatcaaagtcatTGCAACACTCTATCAGCCTCTACAGGGTCTGCCCTTTTTCTCCCCCTCACCTCTGGCCTCATTTTCCAAATTGGATTCTTCCCTTAGAGGTCCAGCCTCCTGCCTCCTACAATTCTGGCAGAAAGAGCTCCTCACAGTTGTCAGGCCAGCTCCCAGATTAGGGCCTTTGCAGGTCTACTGCCTCCAACCTCCATGCTTCCCCACACTGCTAGCAGAGTAGGGTGGTTTTACAGAATAGGaacttccttttgtttctttcataCTCAGTCATTTGTCCATGGCCTCTTGCTCAATCAGAATGGAAGCAAAAATAGCCATTCATAAACGCTGAAGAGTTTGGTAATTTCCAGCTCCATCACACATATTAAGCAAAAAGGTGGAGGAAATGAGTCGGCAAAACCTACTTCAGGCAACTCACAGTGATGCTTTGCAGTAAACAGGTCACCTTCCCTTTCCTACAAACctctgaaaaattaaatttcatccCTCCTTGTCCTCCCAGCACTTTCCTGGACTTTCTTCTACTGACCAGAAAACACGTCCAGATGCACTGGGTCGCTGAGGCTGGTCTGGTCCATTTGGCATCTGTACTCCCCACTGTGATTGTTCTTGGCCTTAAATTTGTAGCTTGGCTGGGGCTGGGTTAGGATGAAGTTCCCATTGTGGAACCACTGGACAGAATGATTCTCAGAGTTGTGGGTTCCTTGGCATTTCAGTGACACAATATCCTCCTGGAGCACTTGGATCCACGGGGGCTCAAGTTTTACCACAGCCTTTGGGAAATCTGCTAAgggataaaatacagaaaaagatgtaaataaataGCTTTGGAGGGAGTTTGGTTTCAAAGGAGCTCCCAGAGGAGGTCAGGGGCCACAGAGTACTATTGCAGACCCACTTAAAAATCTATATACCAACAGCAGGCTCATTCCCTTGGGTCTTTGGAGAATCCACTGGGAATCTGGCAAAGAATCAAGTCCCAGGACCTACTGAGATGAGGGAGCTGCCCAGGCTGAACTCAAGCCTGATTCTTGGTGAAGCAAAGTAAGCAAAGCTTACTTTATGACAAATGCTACCCGAACAAGAAAGCAGAACAAACTCACCAGTTTGCCTGTCCGCAGAAGCTGTAAAGGAGAAGAGATCAAAGTCAAGCAGCAGCAGACAATAAGAACAAACTCATTTGTGTGTATAAGGAGAAGGGCAGAGGGAGGTGATTTGGAGCTCCTTTCCCAAGGACCCATCTCAAGAGCCTAATTCCAATTAGTATTCTATAAAAATACTAATTTCTCATGCCCTCCTTGTTTCATCCTGTCTATTTGGTGTGGTACAAAATTAGCATGTATGTTTGGTAACCTTTCTGGGTCTGTGAAAATACCTCTGAATTCTGACTTTATGACCCACCAAACAGTAAGAATTCATGGTCCTCAGATGagggagtggtggctcagtgttATAGCGCTTGCTTAATattcatgagaccctgggttccatcccctacacagcaaaaataaataaataaatttaattttaaaaagaaaggaggaattcAGAGTCCTCTCTTCCCTTTCAGACTACCCCAGTTTCTAGGCCCCACGCCTACTCCTAACTACCCCGGTCCCTAGAGTGCAGGCAGTAGGAATAGCTGAAATTATCCTATTTCAGAATGACCCCCGACTCACCCAACAACAGCAAAATTGTCAGTGGTTGAAGCAGCCATCTGCTGCCAGGATCTAGGTTCTGAAACATGTAGGTCTCCAAAGTCATCCTTGAGCTGGGCCAGAGTCCAGTGGGGAGATTAActtagaaaagaggaaggaaattgtttcatttttttttttgttcagctGTCCTCAGTCAGCAGATTGTATTTCTGCCAACTAATGAGTAACAAATTAAGCTAGAAGTGAGTTTGCTTTCCAGAGAAATCTATCACATATCCCCTGGTATCCTTATGAAAGCTCTGGGTTGTTGTTTGCTTGTGAGGAAACTGATGGGGGAAACACCAGAAGCagaattgggaatggaacccacaTCCTGGGTCTCAGTTCAGTGTTATTTCCACTCCAAGTACAGAAAATTCCAAGGGAACTCTGGGACAAGAAAAAAGAGACCCATCTTAAATCTAACACCAAAGAAtcaacattaaattaaaaaatagggtaGTTATCTGCAATCCAAGAATTATCTAAATATTCCACAGACAAGACACTTTCCTCCCTATCCCTGACCTTCACATATACAAGACACCTTTTTAAATGCAAGACATAAATTTAGTAAGAAGGACATAAAACAATTTCCAACATTAGGAAGACACTTttttgtctatatatatatatatatatatatatatatatatatatatatatatacactctcaCTCTCTACATTCTTCTGACACTAAATATATGATTTTCCCCCAAGCCTAGCAATTCTCCAAAACCAGATGGAATTCTAAAACAATTTCCTGGGGTTAACATAAGATCCCACAGGTTGAGTTCTGAGTCCCATGAAATTGCCTGAGCTTCAGATACCATTGGCAAGTCCAGGCCTCCTGtgcttcatcttcttctttttattttatttatttatttttagttgtagatggacaccatactatttatcatttatttatttatttttatgtggtgctgaggatcaaacctagtgcctcacacatgcttaggcaagcactctaccactgagctacagccccagccccctcctgtgctTCGGACTGATGGCTATAAATCAAGATTTCCTACAATACCCTGCTtgggttctgtaattttctggAATGATTCACAGAACTCAAAGAAACAACTGCATAAGACTTACCAgtgtaatatataataaaagatatGCTGAACTGCTACCGCCATTGCCACTGCCTCTGATGCTGCTATTGCCACCCTGAGGTCTCTTGGAGGTCTTCTTTCAGGGTGCTGCTGCCCTTGCAGCTGCAACCACCAGCTGCTGCCACAGAAAACACCACTGCCCTGGATACAACTGATGTGGATACCACTGCTGACCTCTGGACGTCACCTGGTGACGCTGCCCCCACAGCTGCAGTTGCGGCCGACATTGTAGCCAACACTGTAGCCGTCACTGCAGCCGCCACTGCTGCTGACCTGCTGCCATCAACCACTGCCACTACCACTGCTACCACTCCCTAGAGGACCGCTGcgggggagactccaggtttggttgcatgtggctgcatCCAATTTGGGACACCAGCCAaggcctggggcctgggttcCAGCACATTTACCACCCACCACAAGAGCCTCTGGGGACTCCAGCTGAGACCTACAGGTCCAGTATGGGGGTGCCTGTAGGTTTGGAGTTACCTGGGGTCTCCTGTTGGGAGTGCTGATGGCTTTTGTCTTGGGCTGCATCTCAGGGTTGCTCCttttgcatgagtgtatccctgCATCTATGCAAGTATCTATCCCTGTATCTCTGTAAGTAGAAGCAGCATTGAGATTTTGGGACTTCAGCATGGCcaagcctgaggtatctgaaTCCCAGATTGGTGAGATAGTGACTGGGTCTGCGAGGGCTGATCTGGGCCTGGTGACCCCAAGAGATGACAGAGACAAGGGTGAGAAACTTTTGAACGCCGATGGAGACAGTTTGACTTTTcagtgagatttattttattttatttttcaattcgcTAATATCTCTACCATATTGGAACAGGgtgtttttatgcatcagtgtgtggaggacaatgatatatgaatgatgttttgcattttgttgtattcttatatctttaattttttctctgtattcttcttctctcttgtctgttttcttggatttttctttccaactttatTCCTACCAACAGCCAATCATTAtagctcctcttccactctttttGTGAATTTTTGCTTCTAGATTCTCTCTACCTCCCTTGGGAAAATTGTGTACTATGctacctctgttctctcacccaccatttgaaattgtaaaccgtTTCaacaaattttctatttatattatagatagttattgaactcatcattttggtttaatgcgagaaagcagtagatgccttagtgggagctattagtttAAGGCCATATATTGTTTACACTGGGTGTTGTTGATATTGGTTTCACCATTAAAGGTGAAgtgctggaaaccttcagggacactgtaGGTCTACAAAGTAGAATTTGTGCTGCCTTATGTCCATACTTCTGGATGGGaaaacacatgaacaacatgaaaaaacaaggaaataaagtgccccaaacaaatgacaatgcttcaacaacagaaaccactgataacacagtagaagaaatgtccaaaaaGGACTTCATATTGTATATATTTCAattgatctgtgaagtaaaggatagtgTAAGAAgcgaaatcaaagaaaaaatacaggaggtgaaaaatcacttcaataaagacagattgtgggggctggggatgtggctcaagcggtagcgcgcttgtctggcatgcgtgcagcctgggttcgatcctcagcaccacatacaaacaaagatgttgtgtgccgcagtccggctgcagcaaaataaccagggggtgacgagcaacttgtgtagattgatacagcaggaatgggagctgtttattgtaggaccggagcggtatatatacattccacacagtttatctgaattaacataaactcgatacagcagtcaaccaataaggaatcttcacacttaatggctccctggagttacttcacaaaccactccctctggcaaaatgccaggcgccatcctgacttgtttacagactctaacagttgtgtccgctgaaaacaaaaaataaatattgaaaaattctctctctctctaaaaaaaaaaagaaagattgtgggggggtgggggggaagcagaaatcctcaaaatgaaggaatcagtaagccaaattataaattcaatagaaagcgtcaccaacagactagaccacttggaagacagaacctcagacaatgaagataaaatatataatcttgaaagttgagttgaggggctggggttgtggctcagtgttagagcacttacctagcatgtgtgaggcactgtgtttgatccccagcaccacataaaaattaaaaaaaaataataataaaataaagatattgtgtctatctacaacaacaacaaaaatatttaaaaaaagaaagttgagtTGACCATGCAGAGATGATAATAAaccataaacaaaatattaagaattatgggataacacgaaaagaccaaatttaagagttattggaattGATGAaagagcagagatacaaaccaaaggaatgcacaatcttttcaatgatataagaGCAGAAATTTTCCCAATCTAAAgcatggaatggaaaatcaaatacaagaggcttataggaccccaagtgtacaaaattacagcagactcacatcaagacacattataataagaATGACTAACAtgtagaataaagataaaatctaagggctgaggttgtgattcagtggcaaagcacttgtctggcacatgtgagacactaggtttgattctcagcaccacataaaaataaagaaaataaagatattgtatccatctgtaagtaaaaaaataaaatgatattttttaaaaaagataaaatcttaaaggctgtgagagaaaacaattaaattttgtataaggggaaaccaattcagatctcaactgatttctcagcccAGCCCTCAAAGTTAGGAGGTACTGGAATAATGTATTTCAAGCTCtgaagaaaatggatgctaaccaagaattttatatccagcaaaattaagcttcagatttgaagatgagaTTAAagtcttccatgataaacaaaaattaaaagaattcaaaactagaaagcctacactacagagcattctcaacaaaatattccctgaagatgaagtggaaaaaaaaaaaagtgaaaaccagttAAGGAGGATCTAAATACACTAAAAGAACATTAAACCAatggagaaactaagtcaaattaaaaaccagaaaaaaatcaaaatgagaggaaatataaatcatatctcaataataatcttgaatgttaaaaaaatggcctaaactcatcaatcaaaagacagattggcagattagattaaaaagcaagacccaaaaatatgctgccttcaagagacttacctcatgggcaaagacatccacaggctgaaggtgaaaggatggaaaaaaaccTTATCACTCATATAAGTTTCATAAACAAGCAGTGGTTTCCATTCTtatctcagataaagtagacttcaaaccaaggTTAAttggaagagacaaagaaggacctttcatacttcttaagggaagtatatataagcagaaCATAAtgagtataaatatttatgccccaaacaatagagcatctatgtatatcaaaccaacccttctcaatttcaagagtaaAACAGGCCACAACACAATAacactgagtgactttaacacacctctctcactactggacagatcttccaaacaaaaactaaataaagaaactatagggctggggatgtggctcaagccgtagtgcactcgcctggcatgtgtgcggcctgggttccatcctcagcaccacatacaaacaaagatgttgtgtctgccgagaattaaaaaataaatattgaaaaaaattctctctctctcttttttttaaaaaaagaaactatagaactaaataaaacAGTCAATAAtttagactatatatatatatatatatatataccatcaaaaaacaaattttctttcttctcagcagcacatgactcattctctaaaatagaccataccttattttttttgtattcactGTAAAAAATTTATTGAGCTGTGCTGACAGACCATACCTTATGACACAAACCAACTgttagtgaataaaaaaaaaaaaaacaacagagatAATACCCGCTATTCTAccagatcacaatggaattaaattagaaatcaatgacaaaattaaaaatacaagctactatagcaaattctcaataaaattatggtaaatcacaaaagaatacactattgaatgatgaatggatagtaggcgaaatcaaggataaaaatttaaaaattcttagaagtaaatgagaacactgatacaacatatcaaaatctctgggacacaatgaaggcagtcagagaaaaatttatttcattgagtgaattcattaaaagaataaaaagtcaacaaataaatgacctaacactacatctcaaagccctagaaaaagaagaacacttcaacaccaaaagcagtagaagacaggaaataattaaaatcagagctgaaatcaatgaaattgaaacaaaataaacaattgaaaaaattgagaaaCCGAAGTTGGTTCTCTGACAAAGAAACAAACTAGATAAATCCCTGGccacgctaatgaagagaaaaagagagaaaacccaaattactaaaatacaagatgaagaaggaaatatcacaacggatacatctgaaatacagaagataattagaaacaattttgaaaacttatattccaataaaatagaaaatatcaaatacatcaacaagtttctagagacatatgacctacccaaactgaatgaagaggtcatacatgatttcaacagatcaatttcaagtaatgaaatagaaaatgccatcaaaagcctaccaaccaagaaaagcccaggaccagatggattctcaatagAATTCTATAAggttttcaaagaagaattaacatcaatactcctcaaagtattccatgaaatagaaaagaagggaacccttCCATATTCACTCTATgcaaatatcaccctgataccaaaaccagacaaagacacatcaaagaaagaaaacttcagaccaatatccatgatgaacatagatgcaaaaattctcaataaaattttggtaaatcacaaaaacatattaaaaagatagtgcaccatgatcaagtggggttcatcccagagatgcagggttgattcaacatatggaaatcaataaatgtaattcatcatattaacagacttaaaaacaagaatcatgatcatctcagtagatgcagaaaaagcatttgacaaaatacaccttcatgttcaaaacactaaaaaaactagggacagtaggaatatacctcagcattgtaaaagctatatatgctaaacccaaggccagcatcattctaaatggagaaatgaaagcattccctctaaaaaatggaacaagataagaatgtcctctttcaccacttctattcaacatcagccttgaaactctagccagagcagttagacaaaagaaaaaattaaagggatacaaaataggaaaagaagaactcaaaaactgTCAGTATTTggtgatgacatgattctatacctagaaaatccaaaaacattcttccagaaaacttctagaactaataaatgaattcagcaaagtagcaggatataaattcaacacccataaatcaaacacattcctatatatcagtgatgaatccactgaaaaaaaaattagggaaactaccccattcacaatagcctcaaaaataaaataaaatataaaataaaatacctgggaatcaatctaacaaaagaggtgaaagacctctacaatgaaaactacagaacactaaagaaagaaattgaagaaaatctcagaagatggaaagatctcccatgctcctggataggcagaattaatattgtccaaatgtCCATACTATAGACTTatacattatacagatttaatgcaattcctattaaagtcccagtgacattcttcatagagtagaaaaagcaatcataaaaatttatttggaaaaataagagaccccgaacagctaaagcaatccttagcaagaaaagtgaagcaggaggcattacaataccagaccttaaactatactacagagctatagcaacaaaaatggcatggcacaaaatagacttgtagaccaatggtacagaataaaggacacagagacaaatccccataaatacagttatgtcatactagacaaagttgtcaaaaacattcattggtGAATTCATCAACAaatggcaaaactggaaatccatatgtagcaaaatgaaactaacctctatctctcaccatgcacaaaaatcaactcaaagtggatcaaagacttaggcactagtctatgtctgtgcctaatagaagaa
This sequence is a window from Marmota flaviventris isolate mMarFla1 chromosome 10, mMarFla1.hap1, whole genome shotgun sequence. Protein-coding genes within it:
- the Fcgr2a gene encoding low affinity immunoglobulin gamma Fc region receptor II-a isoform X1; translated protein: MTLETYMFQNLDPGSRWLLQPLTILLLLASADRQTDFPKAVVKLEPPWIQVLQEDIVSLKCQGTHNSENHSVQWFHNGNFILTQPQPSYKFKAKNNHSGEYRCQMDQTSLSDPVHLDVFSDWLLLQTSQLVFQEGDTIVLRCHSWKNNPLNKITFYQNGNSKQFSHFNANFSILSANRSHSGDYSCRGSVGRTPYSSKSVTITVQSPAIPYISLPWYQITFFLMMGLLFAVDTGMYFSVRRDLQSSVENWRNPKVRWCHGPQDK
- the Fcgr2a gene encoding low affinity immunoglobulin gamma Fc region receptor II-a isoform X2, whose amino-acid sequence is MTLETYMFQNLDPGSRWLLQPLTILLLLASADRQTADFPKAVVKLEPPWIQVLQEDIVSLKCQGTHNSENHSVQWFHNGNFILTQPQPSYKFKAKNNHSGEYRCQMDQTSLSDPVHLDVFSDWLLLQTSQLVFQEGDTIVLRCHSWKNNPLNKITFYQNGNSKQFSHFNANFSILSANRSHSGDYSCRGSVGRTPYSSKSVTITVQSPAIPYISLPWYQITFFLMMGLLFAVDTGMYFSVRRDLQSSVENWRNPKVRWCHGPQDK